cttttgaatggtagtgtgcaataatatatactgtatatacacacatagatacCCTTTCCTTTTATGCCCACATTAAGTATATCAAATAAAAGCACAACTCAAATGTTTCTAGCGGGAGGGcaagtaaaacataaataaataacatgtttattgattttgttgACAAGGGAATTCCACTCGACTGTCAAAGCATCTAATACGATATCTTATCAAAAAAGTGTCTGCTTCTACGGCATTTCTCATGCTACAAATGAATGGGAATAAAATCTAGTCCAGTGTCAAATGGGGCTTCAAAACATGTACTGTAGAAGCCAgtgctaaatataaaaaaaaaaggaaaaacaaaaagagacTACAGACGATTAACAATAAGAAACAAACAGATAGAAAGAGATGTCAAGGAAGAAGGACGTTTTCTTGGTTAAAGCGCTTTTCCTTGTGAGCCAGTCTGCAAGTCCAGGCGAAAGCATGAGTAAAAAGGTGTGGTAACAATCCGCATGCTACTCCCAGGGTGAAGCAGGAGATATCACTGCTCTCTGCCAGTCCTGTTGGCTGGATGGATCTTCGCTGACCAACTCCTCACGGGCAGGAGTTCTGTGATAGCTCCTCACCACTGCTGCCAACTGAAATCGTCGTTGTTTCCAAAGACTAAGAAAAATCCTAATATGGTAGAAAAGATGACTGCGTTCCCAGTGAGGACCAGCGCACACGACCCCCACAGAATCTGTAGTGAGAACAAGATACCCATTGAAACCGAAGTCATTACAAAATATCTGAACACGTGCTGCGATTCCAGGCAGATACTCTGACATACTCATACTCTGATAGGGACATCTAGTGGCTTACAACAGAGGTTTATGTCAAGATGAAGGTATTAGTAATACACTTTAATAATGCTGTTTAATAACATTTTGACCCATAAGCCTCGTGTTTGTTACATCACTGTATCACTGGCCCTACAATTCCCCTCCACAACGCTGTCTAGTTATGGAGATTTCATGGCATAAATTGAAAATACTATTCATGTAGATACACTGTCAATAATATGCTATGTAgatcaaataataatttacaatttGGCAAACGTATGGCAGCCAATTCTGTACTTCTCTCACTGCATGATGGTCTCTAGGCAGGTGGAGAGGTTCAAGCTAACCCCACCATAAATTGATGAGGGGTCACTAATAAAAGCCTCATTAGAGAAAAGAGAGTTGCTCAGAGGGTCAACCCaaatatcacaatatatatttggTTTCCACCATTATTCCTaagtataaacacatacaaaaaaaaaaactggatatGCAAGAACCAACAACGCAACTCACCAGGGTCGCTCGGGCGAAGACAATGGGCAGTCCAAATGCAGAGACAACTATGCCAGTGGTAAGGAATATAGCAAGTTCCTTGCAGGCATTGCTAGCAGCATCGGTCTCATCGACCACCCTCCTCGCTATGCAGTATGGAATGGGAGCCAGGATATAGAAGAACAGGACAAAGAGTGGCCAATATTGGCTAAAGGGAAAAGGTGGAAATAGTTATTCAAAATTACATATTCAAAATCAGAGAACAGACGATACTTCAATCAGTATGACAATGTTTATAAGATAAGAGTTGTCtcatctaggtctcttcttcaggcatatcataataataataaagcttgcaatccattatacgtcaGCCTTCAGCCAATGAAGGCATCATCTTCACCAAATTTGCTTTCAATCATGACAATGTTTTGAACAGCACTTATGCTAAAAGCTTTTTGGCActgcaaaatataaattttaatgttaacatttattgtttgtttattagTGATTTTCTTTAGAGACTGAACCACAAAAATAGAGAATTCATAGGAGTTCAGTAACTCTTGCTATTCTTTGTACGCTTATTTCATGAAGAATTTAAAGTAAATATCTCAGCCTGCCCAGACTTCATAAGCCAGGGGACTTCATTGACACGGACATCAGACTTCTGCGTGGAAGGCAATGGTAGTATAGATCTAGGGATTTAAACAGCAAAAAAGTTTCCATACATATACAACGCAGGCTTACTTATATTGTGGCAAGGCACATCCAAGCATTAGGAACATCAGTCCAATTGCTCCACCGAAGGAGAGGCTGATCAGAGCtgcatacaaaacaaaaagcattaAGCATTCATTTACtaacacaaaaacaacaaaaaaaacggaAACATTAAAGCCCAATTACTGGTTACAACCCCAATTTAAGAGGTTAAATTATGAGGGAGCAAGCCACAAGAGGGCCTCTGTTACAGACATGTAGCCTCTGGAGGAGCTGGAATGCCGGTTCTAGTGCCACTTTAAGTATCATGCGGGTTAAAGTCACTTAAATATCACATCTTCATCTCTCTGTAACACAAAGCATGACTATTACACTTAAGCACCGGCATAAGCGTGTGCAGTGAACGCCTTagactttattttaaaactttagGTTGTTGATATTCTCATCTTTACCAGAGTTGCATGATGTGTCTGGCATATTGTTCTATGCAATAAAcagaggttttttttgggggggggtataagaaGGAAGGAAAATTTGGTTAGTTATAACGTCATAATGCAAAAATGCAGATGTATAACTCTCACTTTTCTTGCACATTGTGATGCAAACTATGGGAGACAGCATTACCTTTAATACCAGCCATTGAGGAAACGAGAGTTCAGCTTCCAAGATGTATCCCGTAAATAGGTAACTATATGACTGCAGATATGTGTACTATACGCACGCCTGTAGGATCATAAGACTTTCCACTGAGATAATCCCCTCGCCAATTGCGTTAACGCGTAATATGTAATGAACCAGGCAGCTGACTACCCGGCTGACCAGACCTCCGATGACAACAACGATCACACCACTTCCGCCGGATGTGCTtcctttcttttgtttattgttttttttcctatctgttttgtaccgcgcaactttattcgAGAACTTACACGAAGCGTCAGATGAGATCACATGTGCACGCCCCCTTTCTGCGACCAGCCAGTAGCAATCTGACAGGTGAGGGGAAGAGGAAGACAACGTTAGGCCAGCTGATGAAACGCAGTGCAAGGAGCGCTTGGTGACGGGAATTATCCGTGTTCTTAGTGATATAACGCAGTGTGTGAAGATGGCAGCAGCTGGCATGGTCCTTGTCCTGTCCCTCCTCTCTGTCCTGCAGCTGTCTCGGGTTCAGGGCTGGAACCAGCATGGTAGGTTCAATAATGTGTGGCTGTGCCCGGTAATCATTTAACTGCGGATAGGGTTAAGCATGCTGGCTGAGAGTCGTAGGGTTTGTAGTTCAGCAGTAGCTCGCCCGCTATATGTTGGTTACTGAAATAGTTGGACACTGGTGGTACTCGTCACTAAAAACGTTGGGATTCTGATCAGTCCTtcgtcttgtcttagattcaggatagccatatgtctatcccgtgcTTGTCTAGATTCCCTCGCTGCATGAGCCTCTATGGCTGCCGGCAGgccattccacttatctaccaccctctgggtaaagtaaaagtaaatgatgtaggaaaagaaaaagcgaCAATAAAAAgttgttgattttatttataaatctgaAATAAGATGTCGGTTTCTGTTTCACTCAGCATTAAGAATATGTCACCACTGAACTTTTCAGACTGAACTTGCAATGTAAATAAAGTATTCTTCTGGTAACAAAGAAAACgctcaacaaaaaagaaattaacCCCATAACAACTTTTGACATGCAAGACGTCTCAGAAATGCGTACAGTTGGTGACAGTTGACGTGCCTGACATGTCATGGGGTTATATGAGCCAACGATTGCTTTCTTCGCTCAGCCAGTGTTGCTGAAATCATTcagctaaaaaaaatgtgctgggGTGCTGGAGTGATCACATTCGCCcccaaagtacaaaaataagtATAAAGTGTAGAATGGAAGGGGGTGTTTTACACCTTTATAAAATGGCAATACGCTACTTGCtctataatttacaaaaaataaatttaaaaattaggtatttctaaactcaggacaattaatagaatctatttagcactttttttcattagcttttgtagatgagtaaaagtcagaaaaagtgttttgtttttacattatatgatatgatcacaataattgtatataaagaaagtccttctgtgggtacactaaatgagagcagaaatgttaaaacagccattgccacgaagggtacaaaatttCACAAACAGTCCCGTCACAGAGGGGTTAAAATATGATTGCCAGAGACTTCACAGATATTGTTATTACGCACTTATCACAATAGCTAGTCCACATGTGTTCATATCTTAGAtctaatatctatatatgtaaccctgtatatgaaaaaaatatataatatatagggtTTGCATGCTTATTATATAAGACCAGGACAGACTGGGAGTATGCACCAACGTATCTAATATAGTTAGAAAAATGACCAtgaaattaccttttttttagttATCGTTGTTTGCATTAATAACCCCAGATGTGTTAACTCATTATCTGATAGCCTAAGGCCAGTTAAAGATGCAAGTAAGACATTGCATTAATATAAAGCTCTTGCTTTGTTCTCTTCGGGTTATCAGACAGGATTGTCATTCCAGAGTTTTTTCAAGTATGAGTTTTAAGGTAGAACTCAATGGCGTTTTTGCTTCTGATGCCGTAATCTTTTATTCTAACATTCAACGTTCCAAAGCTCCAGCAAGATGGAGTGGGTTTTGCCAATAACATCCATGAAATCTGTCTGTTTTGTTGTAGAGAGAGTCCTGCTGAGGGATATCCAGGCAATCACTCTATATGCCGAGAGATACACCAATGCCCGTCGTACATCCCCCGTCCCACAGCTAAAGTGCATTGGTGGAAGTGCCGGATGCAAAGCTGTGTTACCACAGGTGGTCCAGTGCCATAACAGAGGTTGGGATGGCTATGATGTCCAGGTAACGGTTTTTGctttggaatgtttttttgcattaattaaAGTGTCTGTGGATGTACATCGCATCTGTGCTACTTTCTATCGCCCGGTTAATGCCTTCTTTATAGACTGATCAGCTATAACGTTGtggccacctgcctaatattgtgtaggtcccccttttgctgctaaaacagccctgacccattgaggcatggactccactggTCCTCTGAAAGTGTGATATCttgcaccaagacgttagctgcaggtcctttaagtcctgtaagttgcgaggtggtgccatggatgcatcctggtgccatgtgttctccaggtaagcgacccACGTGCAGCCGGCCATCCACAAGATGTACATTaaagcatgattcatcagaccaggcctccttcttccattgctccgcgGTCCAGTTCTtttgctcatgtgcccattgtaggcactttcggcagcagcatgggcaccctgactggtctgtggttatgcagccccatacaaactgcaatgcactgtgtgttttgacacctttctatcagaaccagtgTTATCTTTTTTACAGCAATTTGACCAGCCTTCACCCACACGTGCACGTCGCTTTTGCTTCCTTGGGCCattgcagactgggaacacccaagagctgcagttttgaagatgctctgacccagtcgtctagccatcccaatttggcctttttttcctgcttctaacacatcaactttgagggcaaaatgttcactggctgcctttATTATCCCACCCATTGACAGGTGCCGTTATAAGaaaattatcagtgttattcacttcacctgtcagtggtcataatgttatggctgatcggtgtatagatTTTTACGCcatacataaatacagtaaTGGTTTGGGACTGACATTAACACTGCCCTGTCTACGCCATTGCCATAGGCCCACAAATCATGGACATTGAGACACAAATGTGAATAAACTGGGATCTACTACACAATGAAGTAAtagatctaaaaaaatattcaagctCCAAAACAATATACTTGAATTTGTGAtttattggtgtgtgtgtttatatcgatagatagatataatccAAACATTTAATGAAACACTACTTTCTCTTTGAACTCTTTTCTCAGTGGGAATGCAAGGTGGACCTGGGCAATGCTTATCGTTTTGGAAAAGTGGAAGTGAATTGTGAGGGCTTCGACTACCCTGAGGATCCCTACATCCTACGGGGCTCTTGTGGATTAGAGTACACTCTTGATCTCACAGATGAGGGCCAAAGGAGGTCTAATGATGGCTACAACTCAGGGGGTTTTGGGTTTTCTCAAGGACGCTCCTCAAGCTGGAACTCTCCTTCCTCCTCATCTGAAGGCAGTGGGGCAATTGTCATCATAGTGATTCTGCTGCTTGCTTTTGGTGTATACAAGTTATTCCTGAGTGGGCCTACAATGCAGCAACAACCTCAGCCCGATGAGTATGGAAACCAAGGCTATGCTAGCGCCCCTCCTCCACCCGGTTTTAAGTCCGGCTTCACAGGTATACATAGATCATATTTCTGTACATCTATTCCAGTAGAGGTTATAAGGTCAGAACTTaacatatctttatttttactcATTTTCTAGCAGATCTTTAACTGACATAGAACATTGTTGTCCTAATTGGCTTGTAGTTTGTGA
The DNA window shown above is from Spea bombifrons isolate aSpeBom1 chromosome 1, aSpeBom1.2.pri, whole genome shotgun sequence and carries:
- the LEPROTL1 gene encoding leptin receptor overlapping transcript-like 1, with the translated sequence MAGIKALISLSFGGAIGLMFLMLGCALPQYNQYWPLFVLFFYILAPIPYCIARRVVDETDAASNACKELAIFLTTGIVVSAFGLPIVFARATLILWGSCALVLTGNAVIFSTILGFFLVFGNNDDFSWQQW
- the SARAF gene encoding store-operated calcium entry-associated regulatory factor, with the protein product MAAAGMVLVLSLLSVLQLSRVQGWNQHERVLLRDIQAITLYAERYTNARRTSPVPQLKCIGGSAGCKAVLPQVVQCHNRGWDGYDVQWECKVDLGNAYRFGKVEVNCEGFDYPEDPYILRGSCGLEYTLDLTDEGQRRSNDGYNSGGFGFSQGRSSSWNSPSSSSEGSGAIVIIVILLLAFGVYKLFLSGPTMQQQPQPDEYGNQGYASAPPPPGFKSGFTGTSTGYDSSGTNTFGSHATQGPGFWTGLGTGGVLGYLFGNRRAQPCQSPYFNTWTGPSYSGPMYGASQPSRAPESSGTRTASGFGGTKRR